AGATCTTCTGGTTCGTCCAATAAAATTTTGAAATTCCGTGCAGTTGTCTCAACCTGCAAACCTTCCGGTAATTTTTTTGCTGTTGCCTTAAATATTGTATTCATTGCTAACCTCCTCATTTTTTCTTATTATATCCCACTGAAGACTGCGTGTCGGTGACAAAGTCACTGAAGCGCTTTATGGCTAAATTTAGAATAAACTGTTATAATGAATTTAATAAAATTAATAATCGGAGGTTCATCATGCCTGAATCTATTTCCTTTCTCCCGTTTTGGGATGCCCTGACCGATTCAGAAAAGGCCGCCATCAATCAAAGCATTTTTATCCAGAAATATGAAAAGGGAACTGTGATCCATCAATACAGCGGCAATTGTATCGGTCTCAATATTCTTCAAAAGGGGCGCGCACGCATTTTCATTGCCTCACCCGAAGGGGATGAAATCACTTTATGCCGCCTGCTTGAAGGCGAGGTCTGCATCCTCAGTGCTGCCTGCATGATCCACAATCTGAATTTTGATATTGATATTGCCTATGAGGAGGATACGGAGAGCTGCATCATCCCAAAGGATGTCTTTAAGGCCATCAGCGATACAAACCCAACTGTGAAGGATTTTACCCTTGGCATGGTCGCCAACAACTTTTCCATCATCATGGATCGTTTTAATCAGTTTGCCTTCTCCAGTATGCGAAACCGTTTATCCAATGCTCTTTTAGAGCACTACCGTCTGGAAAAAAGCAAAACGCTCCATTTAACGCATGATGCACTGGCGCGGGATTTAGGAACGGCCCGCGAGGTCGTAACCCGTCTGCTCAACCAGTTTCAATCCGAAGGGCTCGTTCACCTCTCCCGCGGAGAAATCACGCTTCTGGACCCGGAATCCCTTTATTTA
The DNA window shown above is from Eubacterium limosum and carries:
- a CDS encoding Crp/Fnr family transcriptional regulator, which translates into the protein MPESISFLPFWDALTDSEKAAINQSIFIQKYEKGTVIHQYSGNCIGLNILQKGRARIFIASPEGDEITLCRLLEGEVCILSAACMIHNLNFDIDIAYEEDTESCIIPKDVFKAISDTNPTVKDFTLGMVANNFSIIMDRFNQFAFSSMRNRLSNALLEHYRLEKSKTLHLTHDALARDLGTAREVVTRLLNQFQSEGLVHLSRGEITLLDPESLYLSS